agtttatttatttatttttacaaaaaaaggaagaaagagggaagaaagaaaagaagaagctaaCCAGTCTccctctttctctttcccTTCCCCCTAGACCTTCTCAAGCGCCGTTcctcaccacaccacaccacaccacgctacctgtccaccagacaggGCACACACACATTTTGCAACCTTTCCAATATTATATCGCATCAATTACCCTTGATATTGCGGAATGAAGGTCTCCTTCCTGACTTTCATAGTACATCCATCTTATCTTCTCGCGTCTCACATTTTCCCGTGAGTCATGGCTTATCCAATCAGACCTTCCATGACGAATTCATGTGCAGCTTTTGAGTCATCAACACAACCTCAATCTTGACTCTTTTTGGATCAAATGGTTCTACTCTCACCTCTGCCTTGTTCTGCGAGCGCAACCCCGGCCTAGGCACACATTTTCACTCGCATTGTACTACAGCTTTGCTTCCTGATTTCGTCCCCTTGTGTCATTCGCCTTACTGGTGCTCAAGATAGTTTCAACGTTTTGCGCATCCCCATCTTTTTGCCCCAACCAATCTATACTATGCATGCCTCGGGTATCTCGATGCACCAAATACACCAGAAAATTAACCACGTAGAAATACATCCTGCAAGAGCTGGAGGGAGCATCACGTCCTATAAAACCGGTGCCAAAACATAATCCAGAACATCATATCCCAGTTTGAAATAAGCTCCTTGTCTTTGCTCCTCTGATGTGCCAATGTCATCCCTGAACTCCTCTGTCCAGCGACCaccctccatgtcatcaagaTACTCACAAAAGAGATCCAGTCCGTCCGCTGTCCCGACTAGTTTCTCGAGAATTCTCTTTTCAAGACAACGTTGCAGCAAGTCGCCGTCAATATGCATTAGCTTGGGGTGCGGTTGTGGCTCGATATCAACATCGTCGTCCGACACCACGCTGTCCGAATCCGACGGGCCACCGCTCATGGGGTTGAAAAATCGACTTCGCAGTGCCAAATTCTGTATCAGGCTGAGAACTCGCCAAAGTTCGAGGTTTAGTAATGTGAAATGACGTAATGAGCCGTCAAGAGAAACTCCAAATACTTCCGACCCTTCTTCACTACTGGCTACAGTGCCGTAACGGTTACGTGTATCCGACCCCAGCCACAGTGGACGGCTTCGAGCTTGCGTGAACCGGCGGACAGAAGTTTGCAGTATGCCTTCAAATATCGTCTGGAATTCCTTATGCCGTTGGCCCCATGGAATCCATACACCTGCAAGCCCTCCCCTGTGATCTGAGAGCATGGTAACCGGCCATCTGCTGATTTCTGGGTCCGTTCCATCGGTACCGATGTCGGTCATATGAATTGTTGTCCTGGATACAGCATCCGTGTGAATCAGGTCcatctcgtcgtcttctcctGCCCTGTGGTCAATCACTTCCAGGGAGTGCATAGTGGTTAAGGCGAAGATCTTGCCGTTCGCAACCCGAAGTGAGGTTACTGGAGAATCGACCTCGTACTGTTTCATAGGTCGTAGTTTCTTCTCAGTCAGATCAAGGACGTCCCAGTGAATGGTCCTGTCCACGCAAAATATGATTCCATCGTTGTCGCCCACGATTGAGTAAATGGGCCGACCCATTACCTTCTTATAACGGGTCCAGTATTGCAATCTCCTTGCACTGCCATTACCGGGCCGAGATTCCGATTTATTCACGGACACAATGAGCAGCCTACCATCCTTCGTCGACACCAAGAGGAAGGCAAATGTTTTGCCATCTTTCACATATAACCACTCGCTAAGACCATAGATTCTATCGCCTGCATGACCAAGGCCTGAAATAAAGTCTGAAGGTTTCTTGTCCTTATCAGAAGCAGTTGCAATTTGAAGTCCGCTGTCGGGATCGATGAATGCTAATGTTGACTTGTCATCTCGGAGCATTGCCACTACTAAGCAATTCCATGTTTGCGAGAAGATGACTCTAGTAGGAGTTCCATCCAGAGGCAGACATCTAGGAACAAGAGAGAAGTGTGGCCAAACATCTGCGATGAGAAGTCTTGATCCAGCAAGAAGCATCAGTGACATGTGGCCAGTATAGCCTGATAAGCTGAGACCGAGACCAAAAGCGGAGTGTACCGGCGGGGATGGCATCGAGGCGTCATTTGAGTCTGTCAGCCATATGAAATTTTTTTGGCGAAACTTGAGATCCAAGGCTGAAAAGTTTGACATCATTGTAAGGTTATTATCGCAGCATGTCATGGCTGCTATACCGCCATCGAAAGGACCATGTGTTGGGAAAACGTCGACAGGGGCCACGCCCATAACCTCGCTGTTCCAGCTCAGATGTTTTGGGGTCTGGTCAGAGACTCTCAACGTAAGTAAATGCCCGCATCGTGTCCCAGCAACAAATTCAGCCGAGTGAGCACCTTCTTGCAGGACACAAATGCTAGTCAACGGCTCAAACTGATATGCTTCACCTGGAGCTTCAGATATTGAGGGGTTAACTAAGGGACAATGTTAATTTTCATCGAATCATGACGCGAGCGTGAGTATTACGGCATGTCTTACCTATCTTCCTGTCAACCGCTTCGGTGGCAATGGCTTTACCATCCAGTGCGTAGACGGATATCCACGACACACTGTCAACAACAGAGCCCGTGATGACGAAGCAATTGCCAGATATCTTGAAAAGAGATACACATGTTACCTCACCAGCTATATCCCAAGAACTTGCGACATGGATATCCATCCCTTCGAGCTGCATGGTGTGTAGCTGAGTGTTTCCGTTATTATGGGTGGAGATGACCAGAACATCATCAGCACAAAAGGCATTCTCAGCAATAATGGCATCTATACCGAGCAAGTCTTCCAGAGACTGAAGCGACGTTTGAGATCCAGAAATCAAAGCAACTGCAGACTCAGTGGCTTGGATAATGAGACCCGATTGGGTTTGATGGGCATGTAGCGTGCGAAatgccaagtcaagtccagtaTCGGCGGGCTCCACGGCGTCAACTTGACCAAAATCGGCAGAGAAGTGAAGCAAAATCGAGGAACTTGGTaaggcaagcaagccatACAGACCTTCACTCTCGGGTCCGTCCATGGTGAATCCCCAGGAGCGTCGAATAGGCTCACCCGACTCGATATCCAGACCAATCCGGCCCTGGATGCCCCATCTCCACTGTGTGAGATTGCCTCTCACTCCGCGACCAGAAGCACTGAATAAGTTGTCTGGCTTTACTAGCGTGCTATTCGTCTTGGGGATTTTCGAATTTGGGGTGTGGTGTTCCAAGCTGTTTAGACTTTTGACTGGACGCCAGCAAGAGGTTGCCATATCGACAACTGGTGACCAGTTCGGCAAAACACTGACTTGTTCGAGGTCGGTACGTGGCGCAAGCTGTGAAATTCACATCCGAGTTAGCGATCTAACAGAGTCTTCAAGAAGGGGTCTTGAGATTTCAAGAAAGTGCGTTGTCGCCTTCTGCAGGTTTAGTTACCTTCCAGACGCCACCCGGGCCAGAATCGCCACCAATAATAAGAACATCAGAGAAAATATCATACGCAATGGCAAAGGCtgtgttgatgtttgtgtCGAGGCAGCCCACGTTGGTCACAGATGGAACAAGCTCCGGAGCGTCGATCTCAACGTGAATGATGGCGCCGTCCTCGCGGGCTAAATAAATTATGTCCGTTTTCTCAAAATATTTTCGTCTTCGGAATGGTCTAGCCCATGCTGTCCAGAGCGGTTTGTCTGCGCCGTGATGAAGAGGGGTCCTTCCCGGGGTGTCCGTCTCGAGCACCTCGAACACGGGTGAGCCAGAGAGGCAGTTCTTCACGATGCCTATATCAGGCTGGGAGACCGCGAAGAAGGCTGTGTTGAATCGAAGTGGGATGAGAAGTGACGGCATCCGATGCTCCTTTGGCAGCCTGTTGCCGGTTTTCTCCTCGGCAAATACCTCCTTGAGGCTGTCTCCCACTTCCCACTCATACGTGACCATACGCGAAACAGGTTCCGCCGAgttcctttcctttcttgtTACAATCAAAAGCAGAATAATATGATAGTCGTCTTCTGGACGTGGATACAAAAATTCCAATTTGTGAATCACGCCTTGTATAGCCCGAATTCGAATTGACTTGACGGGTTCAAAGAATCCCTGTTGGTGGTACTGCTGGTTGAGTTCAGCCATGGACTCGAATTCATAGATAACGAGGACTCCATCCGGGGAGGCTGCGGCCATGTACCGTGATGATGGATCGACAGATAAATGATAGCCCAAGTAGCAAAGGTTTTTGGGGCTTTCTCGCTTATTCAAAACAAATTCAAGTGTTGAACCTTGCGATTTGCGCAAGAACATGTATACACTCTCGCCTGATTCGAGCATTAGGACTAGAAGTTGCGGTGGCAGCCGTGGTTGAGATTCATGGCCAGTCTCAAGTGCGTCTCGCATGACCGTGTCATAGTCTTCAATTTTAACATTGTTTGCTGGATCGTCTTCATCCAGTCCATGCTGGAGAGAGTCTCCCAGGACAACCGCTCCTCGTATTCTGGAACCAAAGTCACTCTTTCGTACAACCTCATGAACCTGCCCGTCTCTCCGAAGCTCGCTTATTTGCACGAAGTGGTCCTACCAGAGTTATTAGCAACGATGATGCAGACTTTGAGTTTCAACTAGGCGTCGTGAAGCAGGTTTAAATTGTACATCTAGTGTGTATGAAACGCGATCCGGTGGGAAAGTAGTTCTTTTGGCGCCGTGAGAATGCAAAGATCTCCATCTGCGCGCCGCTTCTGAGTAGCATCTGGCTGGTAAAGCCCAAATGCGACCCCGTCCATAAGTCATGGACGCCAAATCCAAATGTAAAGAGAGCATACCTATGACTTCAAGGTTGCTTTGCTATGGGGGGATCATGCATGGTTGACCCTGAGACGAGATGCACCAGGCACGGTTGGGATATTAACTTACCCCGACAAAGGCGATATCGTTGTGGCTTTCTGACCTCAATCGAACAGGAAGAATCCAGTGAACTATGGGACTTTCCACTATGGTTCTGGTTAAAACTCCGCAGGTTGGCGGTTCTGGATGGTCTCGTGTGAATGACCTGGGCGCAGCGGATGCTTTCAAAGCCGCGTGGAGGTTGACAGTCTCAGTTACCCATTCGCCGTCGCGGAGAATGCTAGTTTGAAAGGCCATGTTGTTCCAGTCATGACATCCACCAAGGGAACAGTGGTGGTAATTTCGTCAACGTAAAGAAGGTGGATGTGTTGAGCAGTCCTGTTGAGCCGACGCAGAGGTTAGAAGAGTACAGCTAGTCGGTTCGAGTATGAGCCCATGAAAGGTACGGTGATGCGGCAAGCGTTGTAGAACCAAGGTAGCATCTTAATACCTGATACAGGCTATCTTCCTTGATTTATGCTTGTTTGTGGTGTCTGTTTAAGAGCTTGACATGTGCTTGAGTCGTGAATTGGTCGGCCACAATTGATGGAGTTTAGTGGCGGGAATAAGGAACTGCACCAGACCGTCAAGGGCAACCAAACAAAGCTGGATTGGTTGTTAGTGACAGCAGATCGTGATAGACACAAGCCATAGGCGACGGAATGGCACGAGAAGCCTGCAGATAACCAAGGTGAGCAGGAGAGAgcaaaagaccaaaagaGAAGTGACAGTAAAACTGTCGAGGTTCGTGTTGCAAcgaggtcgaggttgaggtcGAGGGCAGAAGAAGGAACGAAATGACGTCGACACGAGCCGCAAAAGTTATAACTTTGGTGGGCAAATCCCAAGATGGACGCCTGAAAGCCGTATATTGGCAAAATGGAGGGAAAGGGAGGGAGAAGGCGAGGCGTGGAGCAGGAGAGGAAAACCAGCCAGGCGGCACATGTACTTGAGATCAAGGACCAAGAGGATTTGATAGTTTCTagtctcaagctggcaggatcaaatcaaaccaagtctggtctggcctggtctggtggtgacTGGACTGGAAGGAGTGGAGGGAGCCAGGCACAGCCTAGGGCGGCAGGGCGGCAGGGCGGCAGGGCGTCACCAAACATCAGCTTGGCGACCAGCTTGGGACTTTAGATGCAGCCAGCCGGTCagaacaacttgaccagttgactggattgaccagactggactggacttgactggagCTGCAAGCAGGGCCAGCCGGTTTCTCCCACAAGTCAAGTGCCAGGCTCAATTTGGTGGGAGGGATTTGATGCGTGGAGTCTAGCCTGGTgcaacaagtctggtctgtttgctaaccagacattgaaggttcaatgttgtgacgttcgatgttgttggtggtcagtccatgtccc
The genomic region above belongs to Pochonia chlamydosporia 170 chromosome 2, whole genome shotgun sequence and contains:
- a CDS encoding thermotolerance protein (similar to Verticillium alfalfae VaMs.102 XP_003009077.1); amino-acid sequence: MAFQTSILRDGEWVTETVNLHAALKASAAPRSFTRDHPEPPTCGVLTRTIVESPIVHWILPVRLRSESHNDIAFVGDHFVQISELRRDGQVHEVVRKSDFGSRIRGAVVLGDSLQHGLDEDDPANNVKIEDYDTVMRDALETGHESQPRLPPQLLVLMLESGESVYMFLRKSQGSTLEFVLNKRESPKNLCYLGYHLSVDPSSRYMAAASPDGVLVIYEFESMAELNQQYHQQGFFEPVKSIRIRAIQGVIHKLEFLYPRPEDDYHIILLLIVTRKERNSAEPVSRMVTYEWEVGDSLKEVFAEEKTGNRLPKEHRMPSLLIPLRFNTAFFAVSQPDIGIVKNCLSGSPVFEVLETDTPGRTPLHHGADKPLWTAWARPFRRRKYFEKTDIIYLAREDGAIIHVEIDAPELVPSVTNVGCLDTNINTAFAIAYDIFSDVLIIGGDSGPGGVWKLAPRTDLEQVSVLPNWSPVVDMATSCWRPVKSLNSLEHHTPNSKIPKTNSTLVKPDNLFSASGRGVRGNLTQWRWGIQGRIGLDIESGEPIRRSWGFTMDGPESEGLYGLLALPSSSILLHFSADFGQVDAVEPADTGLDLAFRTLHAHQTQSGLIIQATESAVALISGSQTSLQSLEDLLGIDAIIAENAFCADDVLVISTHNNGNTQLHTMQLEGMDIHVASSWDIAGEVTCVSLFKISGNCFVITGSVVDSVSWISVYALDGKAIATEAVDRKIVNPSISEAPGEAYQFEPLTSICVLQEGAHSAEFVAGTRCGHLLTLRVSDQTPKHLSWNSEVMGVAPVDVFPTHGPFDGGIAAMTCCDNNLTMMSNFSALDLKFRQKNFIWLTDSNDASMPSPPVHSAFGLGLSLSGYTGHMSLMLLAGSRLLIADVWPHFSLVPRCLPLDGTPTRVIFSQTWNCLVVAMLRDDKSTLAFIDPDSGLQIATASDKDKKPSDFISGLGHAGDRIYGLSEWLYVKDGKTFAFLLVSTKDGRLLIVSVNKSESRPGNGSARRLQYWTRYKKVMGRPIYSIVGDNDGIIFCVDRTIHWDVLDLTEKKLRPMKQYEVDSPVTSLRVANGKIFALTTMHSLEVIDHRAGEDDEMDLIHTDAVSRTTIHMTDIGTDGTDPEISRWPVTMLSDHRGGLAGVWIPWGQRHKEFQTIFEGILQTSVRRFTQARSRPLWLGSDTRNRYGTVASSEEGSEVFGVSLDGSLRHFTLLNLELWRVLSLIQNLALRSRFFNPMSGGPSDSDSVVSDDDVDIEPQPHPKLMHIDGDLLQRCLEKRILEKLVGTADGLDLFCEYLDDMEGGRWTEEFRDDIGTSEEQRQGAYFKLGYDVLDYVLAPVL